One genomic region from Kamptonema formosum PCC 6407 encodes:
- a CDS encoding pyridoxal phosphate-dependent aminotransferase, with protein MIQLAARVGEVPPSLTLAIAAKAKAMKAQGIDVCSFSAGEPDFDTPDRIKAAAKLALDSGLTKYGPAAGEPKLREAIARKLREENHLSYQAENIIVTNGGKHSLYNLMMALIDRGDEVIIPSPYWLSYPEMVKLASGKPVIVPTDASTGYKITPEQLRQAITDRTKLFILNSPSNPTGMVYSPAEIKALAEVVVERDILVVSDEIYEKIIYDGAEHASIGSFGKEIFERTIISSGFAKAYSMTGWRIGYLAGPLALIKAAITVQGHSTSNVCTFAQYGAIAAFEGEQDCVEKMRLAFAQRRQVMFDLLNAIPGISCAKPDGAFYMFVNIAKTGMTSLEFCDALLEQQQIAVIPGIAFGADDHIRLSYATDLATIEKGMERLDKFVRQVMPL; from the coding sequence ATGATTCAACTGGCAGCACGAGTGGGCGAAGTTCCTCCTTCTTTAACTTTGGCGATCGCAGCTAAGGCTAAGGCAATGAAGGCTCAGGGGATTGATGTTTGTAGCTTCAGCGCTGGGGAACCGGATTTTGATACACCCGATCGCATCAAAGCGGCGGCTAAACTTGCTTTAGACTCTGGCTTAACTAAATACGGCCCTGCTGCTGGAGAACCGAAACTCAGAGAAGCGATCGCTCGCAAACTACGCGAGGAGAATCATCTCTCTTACCAAGCTGAAAATATTATTGTTACCAATGGCGGCAAACATTCTCTCTACAACTTAATGATGGCGCTGATCGATCGGGGAGATGAGGTAATTATTCCATCTCCCTACTGGTTAAGCTATCCAGAAATGGTAAAACTCGCTAGTGGTAAGCCTGTAATTGTTCCGACTGATGCTTCTACGGGCTATAAAATCACACCCGAACAACTGCGTCAAGCTATTACTGACCGCACGAAGTTATTTATCCTCAATTCTCCTTCTAATCCGACGGGAATGGTGTATTCACCTGCGGAAATTAAAGCTCTGGCAGAGGTTGTAGTTGAGCGAGATATCTTAGTTGTTTCTGATGAAATTTACGAAAAAATTATCTATGATGGAGCCGAACACGCTAGCATCGGTTCTTTTGGCAAAGAAATCTTTGAGAGAACAATTATTAGCAGTGGCTTTGCTAAAGCTTATTCAATGACCGGCTGGCGCATTGGTTATTTGGCAGGGCCTCTAGCATTAATTAAAGCAGCAATCACTGTTCAAGGACACAGTACATCGAATGTTTGTACTTTCGCACAATACGGCGCGATTGCTGCTTTTGAAGGCGAACAAGACTGTGTTGAAAAAATGCGTCTCGCTTTTGCACAAAGGCGACAGGTAATGTTTGATTTACTCAATGCCATACCTGGAATTAGTTGCGCTAAACCTGATGGCGCTTTTTATATGTTTGTCAATATTGCCAAAACTGGCATGACTTCCTTGGAATTCTGCGATGCTTTGCTAGAACAGCAGCAAATTGCGGTAATTCCGGGTATTGCTTTTGGCGCTGATGACCACATTCGCTTATCGTATGCGACTGATTTAGCTACAATTGAAAAAGGAATGGAAAGGTTAGATAAATTTGTCCGGCAAGTTATGCCTTTGTAA